From Frankiales bacterium, one genomic window encodes:
- a CDS encoding acyltransferase — translation MIGSTFRRLRRLPPRDPRQAAFLTWASLRWCWRNRAFTPWYLVRYLRLLRLRLRHPDVVTEGMVFIGRRVELYARTGYARLVLGRWVHLGDENRLRAHEGTLRVGDKVVLGRDNTVNCYLDVEIGAATIVADWVYVCDFDHVYDDVHVPIKDQGIVKTPVRIGPDCWVGTKATVLRGSTVGHGSVLAAHTVVRGPVPPLSVVGGVPGRVLKDRREVYAATAATRAALEDIARKTARAAGVAADPVVTAAAPGGEPGPRSPGR, via the coding sequence GTGATCGGTTCCACATTCCGCCGGCTGCGGCGGCTGCCGCCGCGCGACCCGCGCCAGGCGGCGTTCCTCACCTGGGCGTCCCTGCGGTGGTGCTGGCGCAACCGTGCGTTCACGCCCTGGTACCTGGTGCGCTACCTGCGGCTGCTGCGGCTGCGGCTGCGCCACCCCGACGTCGTCACCGAGGGCATGGTGTTCATCGGCCGCCGGGTGGAGCTGTACGCCCGCACCGGGTACGCGCGGCTGGTGCTGGGGCGCTGGGTCCACCTGGGCGACGAGAACCGGCTGCGGGCGCACGAGGGCACGCTGCGCGTGGGCGACAAGGTGGTGCTCGGCCGCGACAACACCGTGAACTGCTACCTCGACGTCGAGATCGGTGCCGCGACGATCGTCGCGGACTGGGTCTACGTCTGCGACTTCGACCACGTCTACGACGACGTCCACGTGCCGATCAAGGACCAGGGCATCGTCAAGACACCGGTGCGCATCGGGCCCGACTGCTGGGTGGGCACCAAGGCGACGGTGCTGCGCGGCTCCACCGTGGGCCACGGGAGCGTGCTCGCCGCGCACACGGTCGTCCGCGGGCCGGTGCCGCCGCTGTCCGTCGTCGGGGGAGTGCCGGGCCGGGTGCTCAAGGACCGGCGCGAGGTCTACGCGGCCACCGCCGCGACCCGGGCCGCGCTCGAGGACATCGCCCGCAAGACCGCACGGGCCGCCGGCGTCGCCGCCGATCCCGTCGTCACGGCCGCAGCACCCGGCGGCGAGCCCGGGCCCCGGTCGCCCGGTCGGTGA
- a CDS encoding GNAT family N-acetyltransferase produces MDTGGTGFDEPVRLRPLSLDDEAQVTAAQAELARDGFRFAFREDGEDWSAFVERTAAEERGVVPADWVPTTFLVALRGEEIVGRVSIRHELNDFLLRLGGHIGYGVRPGHRRRGYAASILRQALTVTDGLGVERVLVTCDDDNVGSARTIEGAGGVLEDVVADGEESPKRRYWIDRSAQVARLRGRS; encoded by the coding sequence ATGGACACCGGCGGTACGGGGTTCGACGAGCCGGTGCGCCTGCGACCGCTCTCGCTCGACGACGAGGCCCAGGTGACGGCCGCCCAGGCCGAGCTCGCCCGCGACGGCTTCCGCTTCGCCTTCCGCGAGGACGGCGAGGACTGGTCCGCGTTCGTCGAGCGCACCGCCGCCGAGGAGCGCGGCGTGGTGCCGGCCGACTGGGTGCCGACGACGTTCCTCGTCGCGCTGCGCGGCGAGGAGATCGTGGGGCGCGTCTCGATCCGCCACGAGCTCAACGACTTCCTGCTCCGGCTCGGCGGTCACATCGGCTACGGCGTGCGCCCCGGCCACCGGCGGCGCGGCTACGCGGCGTCCATCCTGCGGCAGGCGCTCACCGTCACCGACGGGCTCGGTGTCGAGCGCGTCCTCGTGACGTGCGACGACGACAACGTCGGCTCGGCCCGCACCATCGAGGGCGCCGGCGGCGTTCTCGAGGACGTCGTCGCCGACGGCGAGGAGTCGCCCAAGCGGCGCTACTGGATCGACCGCAGCGCGCAGGTGGCCCGGCTGCGCGGACGGTCCTAG
- a CDS encoding PQQ-binding-like beta-propeller repeat protein codes for MRAHRTRLLPTPQRATALALMPALAVLLAACSSGATPGSDGSGPASSAPTAASSPPASSRAAPPPARDWPAYHGDARRSGVADMPAAAGDPVVLARVDAGAAVYASPLVLDGTVVVATEADVVLGLGTDGSTRWRTELGTPASRSELPCGNIDPLGITGTPAYDAGTGLVYLVAEHGGPPRHELVALDPRDGSVAWRRDVDLPGVDRTAMQQRGALAVAAGRVWVPFGGLAGDCGDYKGRLVGAPLSGTGELVEYTVPTRREAGIWTPPGAVVDGRGHLLVAVGNGASGPGDPYDHSDSVLDIDPSGAGGPVLADSFSPATWAADNAADLDLGSQGPALVGDRWVFAAGKSGTAYVLRQGDLGGIGGEVSQAQVCASFGGTAVDGDVVYVPCTDGVTAVRIGADGGMSVLWRADGSVTGSPVVGGGVVWSLDPGGTLHALDPATGESRSATDVGAASRFATPAASGPLLVVPTLAGVTFVRTS; via the coding sequence GTGCGCGCTCACCGGACCCGGCTCCTCCCGACACCCCAACGCGCCACCGCCCTCGCGCTGATGCCGGCGCTGGCCGTGCTGCTCGCCGCGTGCAGCTCGGGCGCGACGCCGGGCTCGGACGGCAGCGGGCCGGCCTCCTCGGCGCCGACCGCGGCCTCCTCGCCCCCGGCGTCGTCGAGGGCGGCCCCGCCCCCGGCGCGCGACTGGCCCGCCTACCACGGCGACGCCCGCCGGTCCGGGGTGGCCGACATGCCGGCCGCCGCAGGCGACCCGGTCGTGCTCGCCCGGGTGGACGCGGGCGCGGCCGTGTACGCCTCGCCGCTCGTGCTGGACGGCACCGTGGTGGTCGCCACCGAGGCCGACGTCGTGCTCGGGCTCGGCACCGACGGGTCGACGCGCTGGCGCACCGAGCTCGGCACGCCTGCCTCGCGGTCCGAGCTGCCCTGCGGGAACATCGACCCGCTCGGCATCACCGGCACGCCGGCGTACGACGCGGGCACAGGTCTGGTGTACCTCGTGGCCGAGCACGGCGGCCCGCCGCGGCACGAGCTGGTGGCGCTCGACCCCCGCGACGGCTCGGTCGCGTGGCGGCGCGACGTCGACCTGCCGGGCGTCGACCGCACGGCGATGCAGCAGCGCGGGGCGCTGGCCGTCGCCGCGGGTCGTGTGTGGGTGCCCTTCGGCGGGCTCGCGGGCGACTGCGGCGACTACAAGGGCCGGCTGGTCGGCGCCCCGCTCTCGGGCACCGGCGAGCTGGTGGAGTACACCGTGCCGACCCGGCGCGAGGCCGGGATCTGGACGCCGCCCGGCGCCGTCGTCGACGGCCGCGGGCACCTGCTCGTCGCCGTGGGCAACGGCGCCTCCGGGCCGGGCGACCCCTACGACCACAGCGACTCGGTCCTCGACATCGACCCGTCCGGGGCGGGCGGCCCCGTGCTCGCGGACTCGTTCTCGCCGGCCACCTGGGCCGCCGACAACGCCGCCGACCTCGACCTCGGCTCCCAGGGGCCGGCACTGGTCGGCGACCGCTGGGTGTTCGCCGCGGGCAAGTCGGGGACGGCGTACGTGCTGCGCCAGGGCGACCTCGGCGGCATCGGCGGGGAGGTGTCGCAGGCGCAGGTCTGCGCGTCGTTCGGCGGCACCGCGGTCGACGGCGACGTCGTCTACGTCCCGTGCACCGACGGGGTGACCGCCGTGCGCATCGGCGCCGACGGCGGGATGTCCGTGCTGTGGCGCGCGGACGGGTCAGTGACCGGCTCCCCCGTGGTGGGCGGCGGCGTGGTGTGGTCGCTGGACCCGGGCGGCACCCTGCACGCGCTGGACCCCGCCACCGGCGAGAGCCGGTCCGCGACCGATGTCGGAGCGGCCTCGCGCTTCGCCACGCCCGCCGCGAGCGGGCCGCTGCTCGTGGTGCCCACGCTCGCCGGGGTGACGTTCGTGCGCACCTCGTGA
- a CDS encoding glycosyltransferase translates to MRVLHLSWEYPPLVYGGLGRHVHALAEAQAEAGHDVVVVTQHPGGEGVATDEVVRGVRVVRAPHDPPVVGMSDFLAWVVSLEHALTRRALALGEQWRPDVVHAHDWVVAHAAATLRQDWRVAVVATVHATEAGRHQGWLPSDLSRSIHTTEWWLTFEARRVITCSPAMREEVVRLFDLPPGKADLVPNGVDAARWRAPRREVARARATHAGDGPLLVTAGRVEWEKGGHVLLDAVPALRRRHRGLRVLVVGRGSQEEALREQARRLRLGRAVRFTGWLPADELAAVLGAADAVVVPSVYEPFGLVALEAMAAGTPLAAARTGGLADVVEDGVTGLLFEPLDARALATAVSALLDDDVRARRMARTARARVLAGNAWPDLAQRTVQVYRRAVVEERDLLGAPAAPALRMVVRDGNLLRDAT, encoded by the coding sequence GTGCGGGTGCTGCATCTGTCGTGGGAGTACCCGCCGCTCGTCTACGGCGGCCTCGGCCGCCACGTGCACGCGCTGGCCGAGGCGCAGGCCGAGGCCGGGCACGACGTCGTCGTGGTGACCCAGCACCCGGGCGGCGAGGGCGTGGCGACGGACGAGGTGGTGCGCGGGGTCCGGGTCGTGCGCGCGCCGCACGACCCGCCGGTGGTCGGGATGAGCGACTTCCTCGCCTGGGTCGTCTCGCTCGAGCACGCCCTGACGCGGCGCGCGCTCGCCCTCGGGGAGCAGTGGCGCCCCGACGTCGTGCACGCGCACGACTGGGTAGTCGCCCACGCCGCGGCCACCTTGCGGCAGGACTGGCGCGTGGCCGTGGTCGCCACGGTCCACGCGACCGAGGCCGGGCGGCACCAGGGCTGGCTGCCGTCGGACCTGTCGCGCTCGATCCACACCACCGAGTGGTGGCTCACCTTCGAGGCGAGGCGTGTGATCACCTGCTCGCCCGCGATGCGCGAGGAGGTCGTGCGGCTCTTCGACCTGCCGCCCGGCAAGGCCGACCTCGTGCCCAACGGCGTCGACGCGGCGCGCTGGCGCGCCCCTCGGCGCGAGGTGGCGCGCGCCCGCGCGACCCACGCCGGCGACGGCCCGCTGCTGGTGACGGCCGGGCGCGTGGAGTGGGAGAAGGGCGGCCACGTGCTGCTCGACGCCGTGCCTGCCCTGCGCCGGCGGCACCGGGGGCTGCGGGTGCTGGTCGTGGGGCGCGGGTCGCAGGAGGAGGCGCTGCGCGAGCAGGCGCGCCGGCTGCGCCTGGGACGCGCGGTGCGCTTCACCGGCTGGCTGCCCGCCGACGAGCTCGCCGCGGTGCTCGGGGCGGCGGACGCCGTCGTGGTGCCGAGCGTCTACGAGCCGTTCGGCCTCGTCGCGCTCGAGGCCATGGCCGCGGGCACGCCGCTGGCGGCGGCACGCACCGGGGGCCTGGCCGACGTCGTCGAGGACGGCGTGACGGGGCTGCTGTTCGAGCCTCTCGACGCGCGGGCGCTGGCGACCGCCGTCTCGGCGCTGCTCGACGACGACGTCCGCGCGCGCCGCATGGCCCGCACCGCCCGCGCCCGGGTGCTGGCCGGGAACGCGTGGCCGGACCTCGCGCAGCGCACCGTGCAGGTGTACCGGCGCGCGGTGGTGGAGGAGCGCGACCTGCTCGGCGCGCCGGCGGCGCCGGCGCTGCGGATGGTCGTGCGCGACGGCAACCTCCTGCGCGACGCCACCTGA
- a CDS encoding DUF1957 domain-containing protein, which yields MGTFCLVLHTHLPWLAHHGAWPVGEEWLHQAWATSYLPVVEVLERLADRGRTELLTLGVTPVLAAQLDDPYLLRQFRTWLGFWQVRAEGLATHRDPAMRELGSREFRASQHALEAAGSAWSAGFSPVLRRLLDSGAVELLGGPATHPFQPLLDDDWARFALRTGLDDTTVRLGVRPEGIWAPECGYRPGLESVYAGAGVRRFLVDGPTMLGSGGSTAAAVTVGGSDVVAFARDLDVTYRVWSPRKGYPGGRWYRDFHTFDHDSGFRPARVTSTTTPPHEKAPYDPGRAAEAVARDAADFVDVVRRRLVDLAAARDGRPALVVAAYDTELFGHWWHEGPAWLEAVLTALPRAGVRVTTLAGAVEAGHVEGSLELRSGSWGSGKDWRVWDGEAVADLVRDHDDLRQRVAKVLAVPTDARDAARDQLARSTLLALASDWAFMVTKDSAAGYARDRHARHHHEARALADLVERGDGAAALRLAERLRVVDGPFGSLDARLLA from the coding sequence GTGGGCACGTTCTGCCTCGTGCTGCACACCCACCTGCCCTGGCTCGCCCACCACGGCGCCTGGCCGGTCGGCGAGGAGTGGCTGCACCAGGCGTGGGCCACCAGCTACCTGCCCGTCGTCGAGGTGCTCGAGCGGCTCGCCGACCGGGGCCGCACCGAGCTGCTCACCCTCGGCGTCACCCCCGTGCTCGCCGCCCAGCTCGACGACCCGTACCTGCTGCGGCAGTTCCGCACCTGGCTCGGCTTCTGGCAGGTGCGCGCCGAGGGCCTGGCCACGCACCGCGACCCGGCCATGCGCGAGCTCGGGTCCCGGGAGTTCCGCGCGTCCCAGCACGCGCTGGAGGCGGCCGGCTCCGCTTGGTCCGCCGGCTTCTCGCCGGTGCTGCGGCGGCTGCTCGACTCCGGCGCCGTCGAGCTGCTCGGCGGCCCCGCGACCCACCCGTTCCAGCCGCTGCTCGACGACGACTGGGCGCGCTTCGCGCTGCGCACCGGACTCGACGACACCACGGTGCGGCTCGGCGTGCGGCCCGAGGGGATCTGGGCGCCGGAGTGCGGCTACCGGCCGGGGCTGGAGTCCGTCTACGCCGGCGCCGGCGTGCGGCGGTTCCTCGTCGACGGGCCCACCATGCTCGGCTCCGGCGGCAGCACCGCCGCGGCGGTCACCGTCGGGGGCAGCGACGTCGTGGCCTTCGCCCGCGACCTCGACGTCACCTACCGCGTGTGGTCGCCGCGCAAGGGCTACCCCGGCGGCCGCTGGTACCGCGACTTCCACACCTTCGACCACGACTCCGGCTTCCGGCCGGCCCGCGTCACCAGCACCACCACGCCGCCGCACGAGAAGGCGCCGTACGACCCGGGGCGCGCGGCCGAGGCGGTGGCGCGCGACGCGGCCGACTTCGTCGACGTCGTGCGCCGCCGGCTGGTCGACCTCGCGGCCGCGCGCGACGGCCGGCCGGCGCTCGTGGTGGCCGCCTACGACACCGAGCTGTTCGGCCACTGGTGGCACGAGGGGCCGGCGTGGCTGGAGGCGGTGCTGACGGCGCTGCCGCGCGCCGGGGTCCGCGTGACCACCCTGGCGGGCGCCGTGGAGGCCGGGCACGTCGAGGGGTCGCTCGAGCTGCGGTCCGGCTCCTGGGGCTCCGGCAAGGACTGGCGGGTGTGGGACGGCGAGGCTGTGGCCGACCTCGTGCGCGACCACGACGACCTGCGGCAGCGGGTGGCCAAGGTGCTGGCCGTGCCCACCGACGCGCGCGACGCCGCGCGCGACCAGCTGGCCCGCTCGACCCTGCTGGCGCTCGCCAGCGACTGGGCCTTCATGGTCACCAAGGACTCCGCGGCCGGGTACGCCCGCGACCGGCACGCCCGCCACCACCACGAGGCGCGCGCGCTCGCCGACCTCGTCGAGCGCGGCGACGGGGCGGCGGCGCTGCGGCTCGCCGAGCGGCTGCGCGTCGTCGACGGGCCGTTCGGGTCGCTGGACGCCCGCCTGCTGGCCTGA
- a CDS encoding methyltransferase domain-containing protein → MGAVAHPLPLTGERTLPGVPGEEYWFARHEAAYRWAVATLGGLPVAGAAVVEAGSGEGYGADLLRAAGARVVVALEYDEAAVRHAASAYPDVRSVRANLAALPIAPGRADAVVSLQVVEHLWDLRGFLAGCAAALRPGGRLVLSTPNRPVFSPGLGRGERPTNPFHVEEFDAEQLSALVAAAGFERTAVVGLHHGSRVAAWERRRGEPVVAAQVRAVVGPAGADAELAAFVSTVRADDFVVGGAEDAQDLLLTAVRP, encoded by the coding sequence GTGGGCGCCGTGGCGCACCCCCTCCCGCTGACCGGCGAGCGCACGCTGCCGGGCGTGCCCGGCGAGGAGTACTGGTTCGCCCGGCACGAGGCCGCCTACCGCTGGGCCGTGGCGACGCTCGGCGGCCTGCCCGTCGCCGGGGCCGCCGTGGTCGAGGCCGGCAGCGGCGAGGGGTACGGCGCCGACCTGCTGCGCGCCGCCGGCGCCCGCGTGGTGGTCGCCCTCGAGTACGACGAGGCAGCCGTGCGGCACGCCGCCTCCGCGTACCCGGACGTCCGCTCGGTGCGGGCCAACCTCGCGGCGCTGCCGATCGCGCCCGGGCGCGCGGACGCCGTGGTGAGCCTCCAGGTGGTGGAGCACCTCTGGGACCTGCGCGGGTTCCTGGCCGGCTGCGCGGCGGCGCTGCGCCCCGGCGGGCGGCTCGTTCTCTCCACGCCCAACCGGCCGGTCTTCTCCCCCGGCCTGGGCCGCGGGGAGCGGCCGACGAACCCGTTCCACGTCGAGGAGTTCGACGCCGAGCAGCTGAGCGCTCTCGTGGCCGCGGCCGGGTTCGAGCGGACGGCCGTCGTCGGGCTGCACCACGGGTCGCGCGTCGCGGCCTGGGAGCGCCGCCGCGGCGAGCCGGTGGTCGCCGCGCAGGTGCGGGCGGTGGTCGGCCCGGCCGGGGCGGACGCGGAGCTCGCCGCGTTCGTGTCGACGGTCCGCGCGGACGACTTCGTCGTGGGCGGGGCCGAGGACGCCCAGGACCTGCTGCTCACGGCGGTGCGGCCGTGA
- a CDS encoding methyltransferase domain-containing protein, whose amino-acid sequence MPQARGDSHSTVPAQPTGAPDDLAPSAREAARAWDAEADAFDAEAHHALDEPTLREAWWDVLEGVLPTPRARVADLGCGTGSVAVLLAERGYAVTGVDVSPRMLELARAKARSHGVRVALRHGDAASPPIAPGSVDVVLTRHVLWALEDRRAAIDGWFGLLAPGGRLVLVEGFWHTGAGIPADELRALVERPGVQVAVAALDDPLLWGGPIEDSRYVVTART is encoded by the coding sequence GTGCCGCAGGCCCGCGGCGACTCCCACAGCACCGTCCCCGCCCAGCCCACGGGCGCGCCCGACGACCTCGCCCCGTCGGCCCGCGAGGCCGCACGGGCGTGGGACGCCGAGGCCGACGCCTTCGACGCCGAGGCCCACCACGCCCTCGACGAGCCCACCCTGCGCGAGGCCTGGTGGGACGTCCTCGAGGGCGTGCTCCCCACGCCCCGCGCCCGCGTCGCCGACCTCGGCTGCGGCACCGGCTCCGTGGCGGTCCTGCTCGCGGAGCGCGGCTATGCGGTCACCGGCGTGGACGTCTCGCCGCGCATGCTCGAGCTCGCGCGGGCGAAGGCCCGCAGCCACGGCGTGCGCGTCGCGCTGCGCCACGGCGACGCCGCCAGCCCGCCGATCGCCCCCGGGAGCGTCGACGTCGTGCTCACCCGCCACGTGCTGTGGGCCCTCGAGGATCGCCGGGCCGCGATCGACGGGTGGTTCGGGCTGCTCGCGCCCGGCGGCCGGCTCGTGCTGGTGGAGGGCTTCTGGCACACGGGCGCGGGGATCCCCGCGGACGAGCTGCGCGCCCTGGTCGAGCGACCCGGGGTGCAGGTGGCCGTGGCGGCCCTCGACGACCCGCTGCTGTGGGGCGGTCCCATCGAGGACTCGCGCTACGTCGTCACCGCGCGGACCTGA
- a CDS encoding maleylpyruvate isomerase family mycothiol-dependent enzyme: MSTTPSSQHAAAPLRASHERLAALVTGLDEDALLAPSYDDDWSIGKVLSHLGSQAEIFDLMVAAAAAGEPVPGNEVFGPVWERWDAKAPVQWRDDLLRADRAHLERVESLDPDVRIPLFGTDYDVAGYVRFRLAEHAVHTWDVAVALDPAATVSPDAVALLLDGLGATAARAGRGSATPFRVRVGTTDPARDLVVTVADGVTIAPAEQDDSYDGSVDLPAEAFLRLVTGRLDPDHTPPFSESGARGLADLRAAFPGY; the protein is encoded by the coding sequence GTGAGCACCACGCCGTCGAGCCAGCACGCCGCCGCCCCCCTGCGCGCCTCGCACGAGCGGCTCGCCGCCCTCGTGACGGGCCTCGACGAGGACGCGCTGCTCGCCCCCTCCTACGACGACGACTGGAGCATCGGCAAGGTGCTCTCGCACCTCGGCAGCCAGGCCGAGATCTTCGACCTCATGGTCGCGGCCGCGGCGGCGGGGGAGCCGGTGCCGGGCAACGAGGTGTTCGGCCCGGTCTGGGAGCGCTGGGACGCCAAGGCCCCGGTGCAGTGGCGCGACGACCTGCTGCGCGCCGACCGCGCGCACCTCGAGCGGGTGGAGTCGCTCGACCCCGACGTGCGCATCCCGCTGTTCGGCACCGACTACGACGTGGCCGGCTACGTCCGGTTCCGCCTCGCGGAGCACGCGGTGCACACGTGGGACGTGGCCGTGGCGCTCGACCCCGCCGCCACGGTCTCGCCCGACGCCGTCGCGCTGCTCCTCGACGGCCTGGGCGCCACCGCCGCCCGCGCGGGCCGCGGGTCGGCGACGCCGTTCCGGGTGCGCGTGGGCACGACGGACCCGGCGCGCGACCTCGTCGTCACGGTGGCCGACGGCGTCACGATCGCGCCGGCCGAGCAGGACGACTCCTACGACGGCTCGGTGGACCTGCCGGCCGAGGCGTTCCTGCGGCTCGTGACCGGCCGGCTCGACCCGGACCACACGCCGCCGTTCAGCGAGTCGGGCGCGCGCGGGCTCGCCGACCTGCGCGCGGCGTTCCCGGGGTAC